The following coding sequences lie in one Benincasa hispida cultivar B227 chromosome 6, ASM972705v1, whole genome shotgun sequence genomic window:
- the LOC120079807 gene encoding SNW/SKI-interacting protein-like — MATLKDLLPAVKSTTVNHYDHSNDPWFKQRFSSSEAEQTSVVKVNPVPPYLKRGGFVPRKVEDFGDGGAFPEIHIAQYPLDMGRDKLSKPGSKILPITVDAHGNVTYDAIVKQNENAKKIVYSQHKDLIPKILKNDEVSDEDEELQKEIEETTEETKSALEKIVNVRLSAAQPKNVAKQSSDSKFIKYKPSQQSAAFNSGAKERIIRMVEMPVDPLEPPKFKHKRVPRASGSPPVPVMHSPPRPVTVKDQQDWKIPPCISNWKNPKGYTIPLDKRLAADGRGLQEVQINDNFAKLSEALYVAEQKAREAVAMRSKVQKEMLMKQKEKKELELRALAQKARSERTGAAPPPSSVLYPSDRNTVDTSEMKGEFERVREKEKDLPEETREEREERLQREKIREERRRERERERRLEAKDAAMGKKSKITRDRDRDISEKVALGMASTGAGREGEVMYDQRLFNQDKGMDSGFANDDQYNIYDKGLFTAQPTLSTLYRPKKDADSDMYGGADEQLDKITKTDRFRPDKSFSGTAERSGPRDRPVEFEREVEEADPFGLDQFLTEVKKGKKAMDKVGSGGTMRAGAGSSMRDGYEGGSGRTRIGFDRGH, encoded by the coding sequence ATGGCAACTCTGAAAGACCTTCTTCCTGCTGTAAAGTCAACCACTGTAAATCATTATGATCATTCAAACGATCCATGGTTTAAGCAGCGGTTTAGTTCCTCAGAAGCAGAGCAAACTTCTGTTGTCAAGGTGAATCCTGTGCCGCCTTACTTGAAGCGTGGTGGATTTGTTCCAAGGAAAGTAGAGGATTTTGGAGATGGTGGTGCTTTTCCAGAGATTCACATTGCTCAATACCCACTTGATATGGGTAGAGACAAATTGTCCAAGCCTGGATCAAAGATCCTTCCCATTACAGTCGACGCCCATggaaatgttacatatgatgctATTGTCAAGCAGAATGAAAATGCTAAAAAGATTGTCTATTCGCAACATAAAGACCTTATTCCtaagattttgaaaaatgatgaagtgagtgatgaagatgaagagttACAGAAAGAGATTGAAGAAACAACTGAGGAAACGAAGTCTGCACTCGAAAAGATAGTTAATGTGAGATTGAGCGCAGCGCAGCCTAAAAATGTTGCCAAACAATCATCGGATTCGAAGTTTATCAAGTATAAGCCATCTCAACAATCAGCTGCATTTAATTCAGGGGCCAAGGAGAGAATAATTAGAATGGTGGAGATGCCAGTTGATCCGCTTGAGCCTCCAAAGTTCAAGCATAAACGTGTTCCTAGAGCTTCGGGGTCTCCACCTGTGCCTGTTATGCACTCCCCTCCTCGTCCTGTCACTGTGAAGGATCAGCAGGACTGGAAGATTCCTCCTTGTATTTCAAATTGGAAGAATCCGAAAGGTTATACGATCCCACTTGACAAGCGCCTTGCAGCTGATGGGAGAGGCCTTCAAGAAGTTCAAATTAACGATAACTTTGCCAAACTATCTGAAGCTCTGTATGTTGCAGAACAGAAAGCAAGAGAAGCAGTTGCAATGAGATCTAAGGTTCAGAAAGAAATGCttatgaagcagaaagagaagaaggagcTGGAGCTCCGAGCATTAGCGCAGAAAGCTCGGTCTGAGAGAACTGGAGCTGCACCACCTCCTTCTTCAGTACTTTATCCATCTGATAGAAACACAGTAGATACTTCTGAGATGAAAGGGGAGTTTGAGCGagtaagagaaaaagagaaggatTTACCAGAGGAGACGAGGGAAGAAAGGGAAGAGCGGTTGCAAAGGGAGAAGATACGTGAAGAACGACGTCGAGAGAGGGAAagggaaagaaggttggaagctAAAGATGCTGCAATGGGAAAGAAGAGTAAGATCACAAGAGACAGAGATCGTGATATTAGTGAAAAGGTTGCACTTGGCATGGCTTCAACTGGAGCAGGTAGAGAGGGAGAGGTTATGTATGACCAAAGGCTATTTAACCAAGATAAAGGAATGGACTCTGGATTTGCCAACGACGACCAGTACAACATATACGACAAGGGCTTATTTACCGCCCAGCCCACTCTTTCAACCCTTTACAGACCTAAAAAGGATGCTGATTCAGATATGTATGGAGGTGCTGATGAACAGTTAGACAAGATTACAAAGACAGATCGCTTCAGACCGGACAAGTCGTTTTCAGGCACTGCAGAAAGGTCTGGACCTAGAGATAGGCCAGTTGAGTTTGAAAGAGAGGTTGAAGAAGCCGATCCATTCGGACTCGACCAGTTCTTGACTGAAGTGAAGAAAGGTAAGAAAgctatggataaggttgggtctGGTGGGACAATGAGAGCTGGTGCTGGTTCATCGATGCGAGATGGCTATGAGGGTGGCTCTGGTAGAACTCGCATTGGATTTGATAGAGGCCATTAG
- the LOC120080402 gene encoding RNA-binding KH domain-containing protein PEPPER-like, giving the protein MATTTTTENGSTDANALNSNPQSSTLSSLAAAEPDSTEAGGTESDIDPSNEDYLSVPASDSAAYEGPNHTGASDKKWPGWPGDCVFRLIVPVVKVGSIIGRKGDLIKKMCEETRARIRVLDGAVGTPDRVVLISGKEELDAPLSPAMDAVIRVFKRVSGLSENEDEAKASFCSIRLLVASTQAINLIGKQGSLIKSIQESTGASVRVLSGDEMPFYAGADERMVELQGESLKVLKALEGVVGHLRKFLVDHSVLPLFEKSFNTPASQDRQMDTWADKSSLLTASQSIISTEYPPSTKRESLFLDRETHLDSHIPSSGISLYGQDRVLPTIRSSGVGRSGGPIVTQVTQTMQIPLSYAEDIIGVGGTNIAFIRRNSGAILTIQESRGLPDEITVEIKGTSSQVQMAQQLIQEAVSAPKEPVTSSSYGRLDATGLRSSYSQLAASGSSYTSSSLSSQSYGGYGSSGLGGYSTFRL; this is encoded by the exons ATGGCCACCACCACAACTACAGAGAATGGCTCTACTGATGCCAACGCCCTCAATTCCAACCCCCAAAGTTCCACCCTTTCCTCTCTAGCTGCTGCAGAACCAGACTCTACAGAAGCGGGTGGCACTGAATCCGACATCGATCCTTCTAACGAAGACTACTTATCGGTTCCCGCTTCGGATTCTGCAGCTTATGAAGGCCCCAATCATACTGGCGCTTCCGATAAAAAGTGGCCCGGATGGCCCGGCGACTGCGTCTTCCGGCTTATTGTGCCGGTTGTTAAAGTCGGCAGCATTATTGGGCGCAAGGGCGATCTTATTAAGAAGATGTGTGAGGAAACTAGGGCCAGAATTCGTGTTCTCGATGGTGCTGTGGGCACTCCTGATCGCGTT GTGCTGATTTCAGGAAAAGAAGAGCTTGATGCACCCCTCTCCCCTGCTATGGATGCAGTCATAAGAGTCTTCAAACGCGTGTCTGGATTATCGGAGAATGAAGATGAGGCTAAAGCCTCATTTTGTTCAATTAGGCTACTGGTGGCATCAACTCAAGCAATCAATCTAATTGGAAAGCAGGGTTCATTAATCAAGTCTATACAGGAGAGTACTGGAGCCTCTGTTAGAGTATTATCAGGAG ATGAGATGCCATTCTATGCTGGTGCCGATGAGAGAATGGTGGAATTGCAGGGAGAATCCTTAAAGGTTCTCAAGGCTCTAGAGGGAGTGGTGGGCCACCTAAGGAAGTTTTTAGTTGATCATAGCGTTCTTCCTCTGTTTGAGAAGAGT tttaacaCACCTGCCTCACAAGATCGCCAAATGGACACCTGGGCTGACAAGTCCTCACTTCTTACTGCATCTCAAAGTATAATCTCCACCGAGTATCCTCCGTCTACAAAAAGAGAGTCTCTGTTTCTTGACCGAGAAACTCATCTTGATTCTCATATTCCATCATCTGGTATTTCTCTATATGGGCAAGATCGAGTGCTTCCTACAATTCGATCATCAGGTGTTGGTCGCTCTGGGGGACCTATTGTAACTCAG GTTACTCAGACAATGCAGATCCCGTTATCTTATGCTGAGGACATCATTGGAgttggaggaacaaatattgCATTCATCCGTCGCAATAGTGGTGCCATCTTAACCATACAAGAGAGCAGGGGATTACCCGATGAGATCACTGTGGAAATTAAAGGTACTTCATCACAAGTTCAGATGGCTCAACAATTAATTCAG GAAGCAGTAAGTGCCCCCAAGGAGCCAGTAACAAGCAGCAGCTATGGCAGATTAGACGCCACAGGGTTGAGGTCATCATACTCCCAGTTGGCTGCTTCAGGTTCATCCTatacttcatcttctttatcttcaCAATCATATGGTGGATATGGGTCTTCTGGTTTAGGAGGCTACAGTACCTTCAGACTCTGA